In a single window of the Thunnus albacares chromosome 1, fThuAlb1.1, whole genome shotgun sequence genome:
- the myo1ea gene encoding unconventional myosin-Ie isoform X1 — protein sequence MGSRGHYRYHWQSHNVKHSGVDDMVLLSKINEDAIVDNLKKRYMDDYIFTYIGPVLISVNPFKQMPYFGEKEVEMYQGAAQYENPPHIYALADNMYRNMMIDRENQCVIISGESGAGKTVAAKYIMGYISKVSGGGPRVQHVKDIILQSNPLLEAFGNAKTVRNNNSSRFGKYFEIQFSSGGEPDGGKISNFLLEKSRVVMRNPGERSFHIFYQLIEGASGEQKSSLGITSLDYYSYLNQSGSYKVDDINDKSDFQETVHAMEVIGISAEDRSMVLQIVAGVLHLGNISFKEAGNYAAVESEEFLAFPAFLLGIDQNRLKEKLTSRKMDSKWGSALESIDVTLNVEQACYTRDALSKALHARVFDYLVESINKAMVKDQQELNIGVLDIYGFEIFQKNGFEQFCINFVNEKLQQIFIELTLKAEQEEYVQEGIKWTPIEYFNNKIVCDLIESKSPPGIMCILDDVCATMHAVGEGADQTMLQKLRVQINTHEHFNSWNQGFIIHHYAGKVSYDAEGFCERNRDVLFNDLIELMQSSQIAFIRALFPENLNAEKKGRPTTAGSKIKRQANDLVSTLMKCTPHYIRCIKPNETKKPRDWEESRVKHQVEYLGLKENIRVRRAGYAYRRVFKKFLNRYAILTKESWPTWRGDEKQGVLHLLRSVNMDQDQFQLGRTKIFVKAPESLFLLEETRERKFDGFARTIQRAWRKYQARKKYVQMREEASDLLLNRKERRRHSLNRNFIGDYLGMDDRPELRQFLAKREKIDFADKVTKYDRRFKGIKRDLILTPKSVYLIGREKVKQGPEKGQVTEVVKRRIDVEKILAVSLSTMQDDFLILHEQEYDSLLECVFKTEFISLLARRFEEKTQRKLPLKFSNTLEMKLKKENWGFLSGGGSRQVMFIQGQGDMPVLKPSSKSLQVSVGLGLPKNTRPTRKSFTQSRSSVSRTHQNTPSRAAPGPPVAHQNGGVKNINHVANQRNAQHHNQKNPSSSNATRPFLPSNINQLNERGSNRPQPNLDCLRVPDQGAAGNGDRRPASNGGMAHRPSATRPPPGGGRPKPAPKPKPQVPQCKALYAYDAQDTDELSFNADDVIDIIKEDASGWWTGRLRGKQGLFPNNYVTKI from the exons ggGAGCCGGGGGCACTACCGGTACCACTGGCAGAGCCACAATGTCAAACACAGCGGAGTGGATGACATGGTGCTGCTCAGCAAGATCAATGAGGACGCCATCGTGGACAACCTCAAGAAGAGATACATGGATGACTACATCTTT ACATACATTGGTCCTGTGCTCATCTCCGTCAACCCGTTCAAGCAGATGCCGTACTTTGGAGAAAAAGAAGTTGAGATGTATCAGGGGGCT GCTCAGTATGAGAACCCTCCTCACATCTATGCTCTGGCAGATAATATGTACAGAAATATGATGATCGACCGTGAAAACCAGTGTGTCATCATCAG tgGAGAGAGCGGAGCAGGGAAGACTGTGGCGGCCAAATATATCATGGGCTACATCTCCAAAGTGTCAGGGGGCGGACCCAGAGTACAG CACGTCAAAGACATCATCCTGCAGTCCAACCCGCTGCTAGAAGCTTTCGGTAATGCGAAGACTGTGAGGAACAACAACTCCAGCAGATTT GGGAAATACTTTGAGATCCAGTTCAGCTCCGGTGGTGAACCAGACGGAGGGAAAATCTCCAACTTCCTTCTGGAGAAGTCACGTGTCGTCATGAGGAATCCTGGAGAGAGGAGTTTCCATATATTCTATCAG TTGATAGAAGGAGCCAGTGGAGAGCAGAAGAGCAGCCTGGGGATCACAAGCCTGGATTACTACAGTTACCTCAATCAGTCTGGCTCCTACAAAGTGGATGACATCAACGACAAAAGCGACTTCCAGGAGACAGTG CATGCCATGGAGGTGATTGGCATCTCAGCAGAGGACCGCTCCATGGTGCTTCAGATTGTGGCTGGAGTCCTGCACCTGGGAAACATCAGTTTCAAGGAAGCAGGCAACTACGCTGCTGTGGAGAGTGAAGAGT TTCTAGCCTTTCCTGCGTTTTTGCTTGGAATTGACCAGAACCGTCTGAAGGAGAAACTGACCAGCCGCAAGATGGACAGCAAGTGGGGAAGCGCGCTGGAGTCTATTGACGTGACACTGAATGTGGAGCAAGCGTGTTACACACGTGACGCCCTCTCCAAAGCCCTGCATGCACGTGTGTTTGACTACCTGGTTGAG TCCATCAACAAAGCCATGGTGAAGGATCAACAGGAGTTAAATATCGGAGTGTTGGACATTTATGGATTTGAAATTTTCCAA AAAAATGGATTCGAACAGTTCTGCATCAACTTTGTGAATGAGAAACTCCAGCAGATATTCATCGAGCTGACTCTAAAGGCAGAGCAG GAGGAGTATGTGCAGGAGGGCATCAAGTGGACTCCCATTGAGTACTTCAACAACAAGATCGTCTGTGATCTCATCGAGAGCAAA AGTCCCCCTGGCATCATGTGCATCCTGGATGATGTGTGTGCCACCATGCACGCTGTGGGCGAGGGAGCTGATCAGACCATGCTGCAGAAGCTGAGAGTCCAGATCAACACTCACGAACACTTCAACAGCTGGAACCAAGGCTTCATCATCCACCACTACGCAGGCAAG GTGTCCTACGACGCAGAAGGATTCTGTGAGAGGAACCGAGACGTCCTTTTCAACGACCTCATTGAGTTGATGCAGAGCAGTCAAAT CGCCTTCATCAGAGCACTGTTTCCAGAAAACCTCAACGCTGAAAAGAAGGGTCGGCCCACAACTGCAGGCAGCAAAATAAAG AGACAAGCCAATGATTTGGTGAGCACACTGATGAAATGTACTCCACACTACATCCGTTGCATCAAACCTAACGAAACCAAGAAGCCCAGAGACTGGGAAGAGAGTCG cGTAAAGCATCAGGTGGAGTACCTGGGTCTGAAGGAAAACATCAGGGTAAGGCGTGCTGGTTACGCCTACCGCAGAGTTTTCAAGAAGTTCCTCAACAG GTATGCCATCCTGACCAAAGAGTCCTGGCCAACATGGCGAGGAGATGAGAAACAAGGCGTCCTTCATCTCTTACGGTCTGTAAACATGGACCAGGATCAGTTCCAGCTTGGTCGCACCAAGATCTTCGTTAAGGCCCCCGAGTCG CTCTTTCTGCTGGAAGAGACAAGGGAGCGCAAGTTTGATGGCTTCGCCAGGACCATCCAGAGAGCCTGGAGGAAATACCAGGCCCGCAAGAAGTATGTCCAGATGAGAGAAGAAG CTTCTGACCTGCTGTTGAATCGCAAGGAGAGGCGGCGACACAGCCTCAACAGAAACTTTATAGGTGACTACCTGGGTATGGACGACAGGCCTGAGCTGCGACAGTTTCTGGCCAAGAGAGAAAAAATCGACTTTGCCGACAAAGTCACAAAATATGACCGCCGGTTcaag GGAATTAAGAGGGACTTGATCCTGACCCCTAAATCTGTGTACCTGATTGGAAGAGAAAAGGTGAAACAGGGACCAGAGAAAGGGCAGGTGACAGAGGTGGTGAAGAGGCGGATTGATGTGGAGAAGATCTTGGCGGTGTCTCTCAG TACAATGCAGGATGATTTCTTGATCCTGCATGAGCAGGAGTACGACAGCCTGCTGGAGTGTGTCTTTAAGACGGAGTTCATCAGCTTGTTGGCCCGCAGGTTTGAGGAGAAAACCCAGAGGAAGCTACCACTCAAGTTTAGTAACAC actgGAGATGAAGTTGAAGAAGGAGAACTGGGGCTTTTTGAGTGGAGGCGGTTCCCGGCAGGTCATGTTTATCCAGGGTCAGGGAGACATGCCTGTACTGAAGCCCTCGAGCAAATCTCTGCAGGTCAGCGTTGGCCTCGGGCTTCCCAAGAACACAC GTCCCACCAGGAAGAGCTTCACTCAGAGCCGCTCCAGCGTGTCCAGAACTCACCAGAACACCCCTTCCCGCGCTGCACCGGGACCTCCAG TTGCTCACCAGAACGGTGGAGTGAAAAATATTAACCATGTAGCCAATCAGAGGAACGCTCAGCATCACAACCAGAAGAATCCCTCATCCAGCAACGCGACGCGCCCCTTCCTGCCCAGCAACATCAACCAGCTGAACGAGCGAGGCAGCAACCGGCCGCAGCCAAACCTGGATTGTCTGAGGGTCCCTGACCAAGGAGCTGCTGG TAATGGAGACAGACGACCAGCTTCAAATGGAGGAAT GGCCCACAGACCGTCAGCCACCAGGCCTCCACCAGGAGGAGGACGACCCAAACCCGCACCCAAACCCAAACCGCAGGTGCCCCAGTGCAAAGCCTTGTACGCCTACGACGCTCAGGACACAGACGAGCTCAGCTTCAATGCTGATGACGTTATTGACATAATCAAAGAGG ATGCATCTGGATGGTGGACAGGACGACTTCGTGGAAAGCAGGGACTTTTCCCCAACAACTACGTCACCAAGATCTAG
- the myo1ea gene encoding unconventional myosin-Ie isoform X2 has protein sequence MGSRGHYRYHWQSHNVKHSGVDDMVLLSKINEDAIVDNLKKRYMDDYIFTYIGPVLISVNPFKQMPYFGEKEVEMYQGAAQYENPPHIYALADNMYRNMMIDRENQCVIISGESGAGKTVAAKYIMGYISKVSGGGPRVQHVKDIILQSNPLLEAFGNAKTVRNNNSSRFGKYFEIQFSSGGEPDGGKISNFLLEKSRVVMRNPGERSFHIFYQLIEGASGEQKSSLGITSLDYYSYLNQSGSYKVDDINDKSDFQETVHAMEVIGISAEDRSMVLQIVAGVLHLGNISFKEAGNYAAVESEEFLAFPAFLLGIDQNRLKEKLTSRKMDSKWGSALESIDVTLNVEQACYTRDALSKALHARVFDYLVESINKAMVKDQQELNIGVLDIYGFEIFQKNGFEQFCINFVNEKLQQIFIELTLKAEQEEYVQEGIKWTPIEYFNNKIVCDLIESKSPPGIMCILDDVCATMHAVGEGADQTMLQKLRVQINTHEHFNSWNQGFIIHHYAGKVSYDAEGFCERNRDVLFNDLIELMQSSQIAFIRALFPENLNAEKKGRPTTAGSKIKRQANDLVSTLMKCTPHYIRCIKPNETKKPRDWEESRVKHQVEYLGLKENIRVRRAGYAYRRVFKKFLNRYAILTKESWPTWRGDEKQGVLHLLRSVNMDQDQFQLGRTKIFVKAPESLFLLEETRERKFDGFARTIQRAWRKYQARKKYVQMREEASDLLLNRKERRRHSLNRNFIGDYLGMDDRPELRQFLAKREKIDFADKVTKYDRRFKGIKRDLILTPKSVYLIGREKVKQGPEKGQVTEVVKRRIDVEKILAVSLSTMQDDFLILHEQEYDSLLECVFKTEFISLLARRFEEKTQRKLPLKFSNTLEMKLKKENWGFLSGGGSRQVMFIQGQGDMPVLKPSSKSLQVSVGLGLPKNTRPTRKSFTQSRSSVSRTHQNTPSRAAPGPPVAHQNGGVKNINHVANQRNAQHHNQKNPSSSNATRPFLPSNINQLNERGSNRPQPNLDCLRVPDQGAAGAHRPSATRPPPGGGRPKPAPKPKPQVPQCKALYAYDAQDTDELSFNADDVIDIIKEDASGWWTGRLRGKQGLFPNNYVTKI, from the exons ggGAGCCGGGGGCACTACCGGTACCACTGGCAGAGCCACAATGTCAAACACAGCGGAGTGGATGACATGGTGCTGCTCAGCAAGATCAATGAGGACGCCATCGTGGACAACCTCAAGAAGAGATACATGGATGACTACATCTTT ACATACATTGGTCCTGTGCTCATCTCCGTCAACCCGTTCAAGCAGATGCCGTACTTTGGAGAAAAAGAAGTTGAGATGTATCAGGGGGCT GCTCAGTATGAGAACCCTCCTCACATCTATGCTCTGGCAGATAATATGTACAGAAATATGATGATCGACCGTGAAAACCAGTGTGTCATCATCAG tgGAGAGAGCGGAGCAGGGAAGACTGTGGCGGCCAAATATATCATGGGCTACATCTCCAAAGTGTCAGGGGGCGGACCCAGAGTACAG CACGTCAAAGACATCATCCTGCAGTCCAACCCGCTGCTAGAAGCTTTCGGTAATGCGAAGACTGTGAGGAACAACAACTCCAGCAGATTT GGGAAATACTTTGAGATCCAGTTCAGCTCCGGTGGTGAACCAGACGGAGGGAAAATCTCCAACTTCCTTCTGGAGAAGTCACGTGTCGTCATGAGGAATCCTGGAGAGAGGAGTTTCCATATATTCTATCAG TTGATAGAAGGAGCCAGTGGAGAGCAGAAGAGCAGCCTGGGGATCACAAGCCTGGATTACTACAGTTACCTCAATCAGTCTGGCTCCTACAAAGTGGATGACATCAACGACAAAAGCGACTTCCAGGAGACAGTG CATGCCATGGAGGTGATTGGCATCTCAGCAGAGGACCGCTCCATGGTGCTTCAGATTGTGGCTGGAGTCCTGCACCTGGGAAACATCAGTTTCAAGGAAGCAGGCAACTACGCTGCTGTGGAGAGTGAAGAGT TTCTAGCCTTTCCTGCGTTTTTGCTTGGAATTGACCAGAACCGTCTGAAGGAGAAACTGACCAGCCGCAAGATGGACAGCAAGTGGGGAAGCGCGCTGGAGTCTATTGACGTGACACTGAATGTGGAGCAAGCGTGTTACACACGTGACGCCCTCTCCAAAGCCCTGCATGCACGTGTGTTTGACTACCTGGTTGAG TCCATCAACAAAGCCATGGTGAAGGATCAACAGGAGTTAAATATCGGAGTGTTGGACATTTATGGATTTGAAATTTTCCAA AAAAATGGATTCGAACAGTTCTGCATCAACTTTGTGAATGAGAAACTCCAGCAGATATTCATCGAGCTGACTCTAAAGGCAGAGCAG GAGGAGTATGTGCAGGAGGGCATCAAGTGGACTCCCATTGAGTACTTCAACAACAAGATCGTCTGTGATCTCATCGAGAGCAAA AGTCCCCCTGGCATCATGTGCATCCTGGATGATGTGTGTGCCACCATGCACGCTGTGGGCGAGGGAGCTGATCAGACCATGCTGCAGAAGCTGAGAGTCCAGATCAACACTCACGAACACTTCAACAGCTGGAACCAAGGCTTCATCATCCACCACTACGCAGGCAAG GTGTCCTACGACGCAGAAGGATTCTGTGAGAGGAACCGAGACGTCCTTTTCAACGACCTCATTGAGTTGATGCAGAGCAGTCAAAT CGCCTTCATCAGAGCACTGTTTCCAGAAAACCTCAACGCTGAAAAGAAGGGTCGGCCCACAACTGCAGGCAGCAAAATAAAG AGACAAGCCAATGATTTGGTGAGCACACTGATGAAATGTACTCCACACTACATCCGTTGCATCAAACCTAACGAAACCAAGAAGCCCAGAGACTGGGAAGAGAGTCG cGTAAAGCATCAGGTGGAGTACCTGGGTCTGAAGGAAAACATCAGGGTAAGGCGTGCTGGTTACGCCTACCGCAGAGTTTTCAAGAAGTTCCTCAACAG GTATGCCATCCTGACCAAAGAGTCCTGGCCAACATGGCGAGGAGATGAGAAACAAGGCGTCCTTCATCTCTTACGGTCTGTAAACATGGACCAGGATCAGTTCCAGCTTGGTCGCACCAAGATCTTCGTTAAGGCCCCCGAGTCG CTCTTTCTGCTGGAAGAGACAAGGGAGCGCAAGTTTGATGGCTTCGCCAGGACCATCCAGAGAGCCTGGAGGAAATACCAGGCCCGCAAGAAGTATGTCCAGATGAGAGAAGAAG CTTCTGACCTGCTGTTGAATCGCAAGGAGAGGCGGCGACACAGCCTCAACAGAAACTTTATAGGTGACTACCTGGGTATGGACGACAGGCCTGAGCTGCGACAGTTTCTGGCCAAGAGAGAAAAAATCGACTTTGCCGACAAAGTCACAAAATATGACCGCCGGTTcaag GGAATTAAGAGGGACTTGATCCTGACCCCTAAATCTGTGTACCTGATTGGAAGAGAAAAGGTGAAACAGGGACCAGAGAAAGGGCAGGTGACAGAGGTGGTGAAGAGGCGGATTGATGTGGAGAAGATCTTGGCGGTGTCTCTCAG TACAATGCAGGATGATTTCTTGATCCTGCATGAGCAGGAGTACGACAGCCTGCTGGAGTGTGTCTTTAAGACGGAGTTCATCAGCTTGTTGGCCCGCAGGTTTGAGGAGAAAACCCAGAGGAAGCTACCACTCAAGTTTAGTAACAC actgGAGATGAAGTTGAAGAAGGAGAACTGGGGCTTTTTGAGTGGAGGCGGTTCCCGGCAGGTCATGTTTATCCAGGGTCAGGGAGACATGCCTGTACTGAAGCCCTCGAGCAAATCTCTGCAGGTCAGCGTTGGCCTCGGGCTTCCCAAGAACACAC GTCCCACCAGGAAGAGCTTCACTCAGAGCCGCTCCAGCGTGTCCAGAACTCACCAGAACACCCCTTCCCGCGCTGCACCGGGACCTCCAG TTGCTCACCAGAACGGTGGAGTGAAAAATATTAACCATGTAGCCAATCAGAGGAACGCTCAGCATCACAACCAGAAGAATCCCTCATCCAGCAACGCGACGCGCCCCTTCCTGCCCAGCAACATCAACCAGCTGAACGAGCGAGGCAGCAACCGGCCGCAGCCAAACCTGGATTGTCTGAGGGTCCCTGACCAAGGAGCTGCTGG GGCCCACAGACCGTCAGCCACCAGGCCTCCACCAGGAGGAGGACGACCCAAACCCGCACCCAAACCCAAACCGCAGGTGCCCCAGTGCAAAGCCTTGTACGCCTACGACGCTCAGGACACAGACGAGCTCAGCTTCAATGCTGATGACGTTATTGACATAATCAAAGAGG ATGCATCTGGATGGTGGACAGGACGACTTCGTGGAAAGCAGGGACTTTTCCCCAACAACTACGTCACCAAGATCTAG
- the myo1ea gene encoding unconventional myosin-Ie isoform X3, with protein sequence MVLLSKINEDAIVDNLKKRYMDDYIFTYIGPVLISVNPFKQMPYFGEKEVEMYQGAAQYENPPHIYALADNMYRNMMIDRENQCVIISGESGAGKTVAAKYIMGYISKVSGGGPRVQHVKDIILQSNPLLEAFGNAKTVRNNNSSRFGKYFEIQFSSGGEPDGGKISNFLLEKSRVVMRNPGERSFHIFYQLIEGASGEQKSSLGITSLDYYSYLNQSGSYKVDDINDKSDFQETVHAMEVIGISAEDRSMVLQIVAGVLHLGNISFKEAGNYAAVESEEFLAFPAFLLGIDQNRLKEKLTSRKMDSKWGSALESIDVTLNVEQACYTRDALSKALHARVFDYLVESINKAMVKDQQELNIGVLDIYGFEIFQKNGFEQFCINFVNEKLQQIFIELTLKAEQEEYVQEGIKWTPIEYFNNKIVCDLIESKSPPGIMCILDDVCATMHAVGEGADQTMLQKLRVQINTHEHFNSWNQGFIIHHYAGKVSYDAEGFCERNRDVLFNDLIELMQSSQIAFIRALFPENLNAEKKGRPTTAGSKIKRQANDLVSTLMKCTPHYIRCIKPNETKKPRDWEESRVKHQVEYLGLKENIRVRRAGYAYRRVFKKFLNRYAILTKESWPTWRGDEKQGVLHLLRSVNMDQDQFQLGRTKIFVKAPESLFLLEETRERKFDGFARTIQRAWRKYQARKKYVQMREEASDLLLNRKERRRHSLNRNFIGDYLGMDDRPELRQFLAKREKIDFADKVTKYDRRFKGIKRDLILTPKSVYLIGREKVKQGPEKGQVTEVVKRRIDVEKILAVSLSTMQDDFLILHEQEYDSLLECVFKTEFISLLARRFEEKTQRKLPLKFSNTLEMKLKKENWGFLSGGGSRQVMFIQGQGDMPVLKPSSKSLQVSVGLGLPKNTRPTRKSFTQSRSSVSRTHQNTPSRAAPGPPVAHQNGGVKNINHVANQRNAQHHNQKNPSSSNATRPFLPSNINQLNERGSNRPQPNLDCLRVPDQGAAGNGDRRPASNGGMAHRPSATRPPPGGGRPKPAPKPKPQVPQCKALYAYDAQDTDELSFNADDVIDIIKEDASGWWTGRLRGKQGLFPNNYVTKI encoded by the exons ATGGTGCTGCTCAGCAAGATCAATGAGGACGCCATCGTGGACAACCTCAAGAAGAGATACATGGATGACTACATCTTT ACATACATTGGTCCTGTGCTCATCTCCGTCAACCCGTTCAAGCAGATGCCGTACTTTGGAGAAAAAGAAGTTGAGATGTATCAGGGGGCT GCTCAGTATGAGAACCCTCCTCACATCTATGCTCTGGCAGATAATATGTACAGAAATATGATGATCGACCGTGAAAACCAGTGTGTCATCATCAG tgGAGAGAGCGGAGCAGGGAAGACTGTGGCGGCCAAATATATCATGGGCTACATCTCCAAAGTGTCAGGGGGCGGACCCAGAGTACAG CACGTCAAAGACATCATCCTGCAGTCCAACCCGCTGCTAGAAGCTTTCGGTAATGCGAAGACTGTGAGGAACAACAACTCCAGCAGATTT GGGAAATACTTTGAGATCCAGTTCAGCTCCGGTGGTGAACCAGACGGAGGGAAAATCTCCAACTTCCTTCTGGAGAAGTCACGTGTCGTCATGAGGAATCCTGGAGAGAGGAGTTTCCATATATTCTATCAG TTGATAGAAGGAGCCAGTGGAGAGCAGAAGAGCAGCCTGGGGATCACAAGCCTGGATTACTACAGTTACCTCAATCAGTCTGGCTCCTACAAAGTGGATGACATCAACGACAAAAGCGACTTCCAGGAGACAGTG CATGCCATGGAGGTGATTGGCATCTCAGCAGAGGACCGCTCCATGGTGCTTCAGATTGTGGCTGGAGTCCTGCACCTGGGAAACATCAGTTTCAAGGAAGCAGGCAACTACGCTGCTGTGGAGAGTGAAGAGT TTCTAGCCTTTCCTGCGTTTTTGCTTGGAATTGACCAGAACCGTCTGAAGGAGAAACTGACCAGCCGCAAGATGGACAGCAAGTGGGGAAGCGCGCTGGAGTCTATTGACGTGACACTGAATGTGGAGCAAGCGTGTTACACACGTGACGCCCTCTCCAAAGCCCTGCATGCACGTGTGTTTGACTACCTGGTTGAG TCCATCAACAAAGCCATGGTGAAGGATCAACAGGAGTTAAATATCGGAGTGTTGGACATTTATGGATTTGAAATTTTCCAA AAAAATGGATTCGAACAGTTCTGCATCAACTTTGTGAATGAGAAACTCCAGCAGATATTCATCGAGCTGACTCTAAAGGCAGAGCAG GAGGAGTATGTGCAGGAGGGCATCAAGTGGACTCCCATTGAGTACTTCAACAACAAGATCGTCTGTGATCTCATCGAGAGCAAA AGTCCCCCTGGCATCATGTGCATCCTGGATGATGTGTGTGCCACCATGCACGCTGTGGGCGAGGGAGCTGATCAGACCATGCTGCAGAAGCTGAGAGTCCAGATCAACACTCACGAACACTTCAACAGCTGGAACCAAGGCTTCATCATCCACCACTACGCAGGCAAG GTGTCCTACGACGCAGAAGGATTCTGTGAGAGGAACCGAGACGTCCTTTTCAACGACCTCATTGAGTTGATGCAGAGCAGTCAAAT CGCCTTCATCAGAGCACTGTTTCCAGAAAACCTCAACGCTGAAAAGAAGGGTCGGCCCACAACTGCAGGCAGCAAAATAAAG AGACAAGCCAATGATTTGGTGAGCACACTGATGAAATGTACTCCACACTACATCCGTTGCATCAAACCTAACGAAACCAAGAAGCCCAGAGACTGGGAAGAGAGTCG cGTAAAGCATCAGGTGGAGTACCTGGGTCTGAAGGAAAACATCAGGGTAAGGCGTGCTGGTTACGCCTACCGCAGAGTTTTCAAGAAGTTCCTCAACAG GTATGCCATCCTGACCAAAGAGTCCTGGCCAACATGGCGAGGAGATGAGAAACAAGGCGTCCTTCATCTCTTACGGTCTGTAAACATGGACCAGGATCAGTTCCAGCTTGGTCGCACCAAGATCTTCGTTAAGGCCCCCGAGTCG CTCTTTCTGCTGGAAGAGACAAGGGAGCGCAAGTTTGATGGCTTCGCCAGGACCATCCAGAGAGCCTGGAGGAAATACCAGGCCCGCAAGAAGTATGTCCAGATGAGAGAAGAAG CTTCTGACCTGCTGTTGAATCGCAAGGAGAGGCGGCGACACAGCCTCAACAGAAACTTTATAGGTGACTACCTGGGTATGGACGACAGGCCTGAGCTGCGACAGTTTCTGGCCAAGAGAGAAAAAATCGACTTTGCCGACAAAGTCACAAAATATGACCGCCGGTTcaag GGAATTAAGAGGGACTTGATCCTGACCCCTAAATCTGTGTACCTGATTGGAAGAGAAAAGGTGAAACAGGGACCAGAGAAAGGGCAGGTGACAGAGGTGGTGAAGAGGCGGATTGATGTGGAGAAGATCTTGGCGGTGTCTCTCAG TACAATGCAGGATGATTTCTTGATCCTGCATGAGCAGGAGTACGACAGCCTGCTGGAGTGTGTCTTTAAGACGGAGTTCATCAGCTTGTTGGCCCGCAGGTTTGAGGAGAAAACCCAGAGGAAGCTACCACTCAAGTTTAGTAACAC actgGAGATGAAGTTGAAGAAGGAGAACTGGGGCTTTTTGAGTGGAGGCGGTTCCCGGCAGGTCATGTTTATCCAGGGTCAGGGAGACATGCCTGTACTGAAGCCCTCGAGCAAATCTCTGCAGGTCAGCGTTGGCCTCGGGCTTCCCAAGAACACAC GTCCCACCAGGAAGAGCTTCACTCAGAGCCGCTCCAGCGTGTCCAGAACTCACCAGAACACCCCTTCCCGCGCTGCACCGGGACCTCCAG TTGCTCACCAGAACGGTGGAGTGAAAAATATTAACCATGTAGCCAATCAGAGGAACGCTCAGCATCACAACCAGAAGAATCCCTCATCCAGCAACGCGACGCGCCCCTTCCTGCCCAGCAACATCAACCAGCTGAACGAGCGAGGCAGCAACCGGCCGCAGCCAAACCTGGATTGTCTGAGGGTCCCTGACCAAGGAGCTGCTGG TAATGGAGACAGACGACCAGCTTCAAATGGAGGAAT GGCCCACAGACCGTCAGCCACCAGGCCTCCACCAGGAGGAGGACGACCCAAACCCGCACCCAAACCCAAACCGCAGGTGCCCCAGTGCAAAGCCTTGTACGCCTACGACGCTCAGGACACAGACGAGCTCAGCTTCAATGCTGATGACGTTATTGACATAATCAAAGAGG ATGCATCTGGATGGTGGACAGGACGACTTCGTGGAAAGCAGGGACTTTTCCCCAACAACTACGTCACCAAGATCTAG